In Halodesulfovibrio sp. MK-HDV, the DNA window AATCTTATTCCGCGAGCATCAGCGACTCTCGATGAAGTTCAGCCACGCGAAGCATGGCAAAATCAGCCCGATTGCAGCGCATGTCATACATTCTTTGAGTCACCGGACAGCGATGCATCTGCCGCCAACCAATGGACAGAGGACGCGCAAAGTCTTTTCAAAAACAGAAAAGACGATCTGGAAGCCGTTATGTGTCAAGCATGCCACGGCACAGCGCACGCTCTCTACCCAGCTGACAACGGATACGGCGAGTCGCGAAACAACATCGCGCCAATGCAGTACCAAAAGTTTGCAGCGCCGCTCGGTGCCGAGGACAATTGTGTGTGTCACACAATGGAAATGAGCATGTACGATTCTGCGCATCATCCGATTGTTGAAAAGTAGTAGAGTGGGAGAGTTGTTTTTTTGCCTCCGGCGGCTGGGCTGGAAACTGTTTCACTGTCTTTATCCGTAATCTCTCGTACCTCGAGAACGACTAAAGCTTGCAAGTTTCCCCCCAGACCCCCCTTCAAACTTTTTATTATGCGAAATGCGCACGTAGATTAATTTCTCACGCGGCTTAACTCCACTGACTTAAATAACAAAAGAAGGGCTGTCCTAAATAATTAGGACAGCCCTTTTCTATTTCGTGAAAGGTAGTGAAGCGTAAGCCGCGAGGCTACATAAGCGATAAGCCTACCTCGCAAATAAAAGTTTTTGGAGAGTCCAGAGAAGCCTTTTTTCAATAGCGGTAGCCGTTCTCGAAGAATGAGAGATTACGGATAGCGACAGTGTAACAGGTTCTTTGGCCGCCGGAGGCTCGTCGAAGACCCGCCAGAGGCAATACCTACTACCAAGCAATTGGTATGCGGACTTTTTGTTTCGCCTTGTTGGTAAAGAGCAGATACCCGTGTTCTTTGCCGTAGAGGTAGATGTCGCGAGTTATGCGAACATCGGCTTCGCAGTAGGTTGCGATTTCCTCGATTTTTCCTTCTTTCCACCATTTGAGTGCTTGAAGCCCGTCGGCAGACTTGGGTGCATTGAGCGTCGCTGACCCGAGGTTGTCGAGAGATACACGGTAGTTTAGTCGCTTGCGGATTTCGTCGAGTAAATCAAGCGTTGGCAAGGACTGTAGATTGTAGTCGGCGTAGGCTGAAAGTACTTTGTAATCGAACCGGATGATGTTGAATCCGATGATGCAGTCGTAGTCTTTAAGATGCTCGAGTAGCTCGGGCATGTCTTCTTCCATGTAATGGATAAATTTGTCTTCTTTGGAATCGTAGAGCACTGCGACGGATACTCGCATGAGCTCGGCACGGTTCCATCCGCCGACTTCTTGCGCTGAACGCTGCGTTTCGATGTCGAGTACAGCGTAGCGGGCGGGAGTTGTTATGTCGCGCGGTTCGGTTTGAGTTTTTGAATCCGAAGTTTGTGCTGGTGTTATGGTGTTTCCAGCTTCGGCTGTGAGCACTTTGGGCGCGATACGCGAGGGTGGTGCTAGTGGCTGGGGCAATGGCTCCACTTCAAAGATTTCGTCTGCTGGCGGGGTGAAGAATCCCTTTGCCATTTCTTCGAGGAGAAAAATGCTTCCAACTTTATCGATTGGTCGGTTACCAGAGCCACATTTGGGAGAATGCACACAGCTTGGACAACCGAGTTCACAGCCACAGTCGCGAACAGCAGCGAGAGTGCGTTCAAAAATTTCATGCGCCATGGTGAATGCGTGCCTTGTTAACCCTGCGCCGCCTTCCATTCCGTCGTAAACAAACACTGCTGGCTTGCCTACCTGCGCATGCATGGGGGTTGAAATGCCGCCGAGATCGTTGCGGTCTGTGAGTACGAGAATCGGTAAGATTCCGATCATTGCGTGCTCTAGCGCGTGGATTGATCCCATAAAATGTAGAAATTCGTTTTCAACATTACGTTGAACGCCAAGTGGTACTTCAAACCAGATGCCTTCTGTTTCAAATACCAGCGGTGGAAGCTCTAGCGGGGTAATGCCGAGAAGCTTGCCGCCTTGTACGCTTCGCTTTTCGAACCCGCTGATGATTTCCGTAACGCGCAGCTTGCCGAAGCATAAGCGGGTTCCCCAGACGAGCGTCTGGTCTATGACCTCTAAAATTTCTGTGCTCTTGTTGCAGCGGGTGCGTGTGTAATAGTTCACGCGACCTTTTTTCGCTTTGGCTGTACGGGTAGCAAAATCAAGCTCAGTTATCGACCAAGTTTGGCCTTTATGTAGATAGACTGCGCCGGGGTGTGTTTCTTTGAAGGCTTTTACTCCATCGACGCTGCCGATGATGGTGCCGTCTTCAGACTCAATATGAAAATTGTTTCCAGCGCCGCGGAGATCAACATGTCTATGCGGGCGCTTTTTTGCCGCAAAAATTGTTGTGCCTTCAGCATCCCGCAAAAGAAGACCGCACTGTTCTAATTCGTGCACGGCTGCTACGACTTCCGGTTCCCGCATCCATTCCTCAGAAGTTCGCAGAGTCAGTTCTGCTGCGGCACATTCGAGGTGGCGTCTTAGGATCACGGGGTTGTGCGGGTTCAAAACAGCACATTCCGGTGGACGTGAGAAAAATTCTTTAGGGTGCCGCATGAAGTATTGATCGAGCGCATCCTCGCCAGCCACAAGCATGACCGCAGATTCTTGATTCTTACGTCCAACTCGTCCACCACGCTGCATGGTCGACATAATGGAACCGGGGTAGCCCACTAGAATACACAAATCGAGCGCACCGATGTCGATTCCAAGTTCCAAGGCACTGGTGGAAATTACTGCGAGAAGTTCACCACTGGCCATTTTTTGTTCAACTTCCCGACGTTCTTCAGGCAGGAAACCCGCACGGTAGGCGGAAATTCTGTCTTTGAACGCACCGGACTTTTGTCCGGCCCACATGCTAATGAGTTCGGTCATCTTGCGCGATTGCGTGTACACAATCGTGCGCATATTGCGCATCAATGCGGATTTGAGCAAAGAAATGGCGGCTGAAGAAGGACTTTGATGCGGGTCCATAAACACGAAATGGCGTTTACCTTGCGGCGCACCGCTTTCAGTGATTACGGTAGGTGCAATGCCTGTAAGGTTTTCACATAGCTCCGCAGGGTTTCCCACAGTTGCCGAGCAGAAGATAAAGGTCGGGGTAATTCCGTATTGTTTACATACGCGGAGCAATCTGCGGAAAAGTTGCGCCATGTGAGAGCCCATAACGCCGCGATATGTGTGTACCTCATCCACAACAATAAATTGCAGGGAGGCCAGAAATTCAATCCACTGCTCGTGATGCGGCAGAATAGAAAGGTGCAGCATCTCCGGATTCGTCATGAGTACGGTAGGTGGCTTTGTGCGAATTTTTTTGCGGAAATGTGGCGTGGTGTCGCCATCATAAATAGCAGCTTCCGGTCGAGCCTCTTTAGGCCAATGCGCGGTCAGGGATTTAAATGTTTTTAACTGATCCTGCGCCAATGCCTTTAACGGAAAAAGATACAGCCCGCGCGCATCAGGATCTTGTAAAAATCGCTCAATGACAGGCAGATTGTATACCAGACTTTTGCCACTTGCTGTCGGTGTAGCTACGACAACGTGTCTACCCGCTCGGATATGATCTGTTGCGAGAGTTTGATGCGCGTAAAGATATTTTATGCCCTGCATTGCGAGCATATCTTTAATTGCCTGCGCCCACGGGCGGCGGTTTTCTGCGTATTCGGCATCAACATCAGGCAGCACTTTATGAAACACCACCTGATCACCAAGACGCTCTGATTTGCGCAACGCGTCAACGTATTCCGCGACTATATCCTTATCCTCTTGCATAAGTCCGACCATGCTGTGCACCCTCTGTAAAGTCAATCTGCAAACTGTGAAATGGCAGCAAAAAACAGTCAGACTATCTTTCATGATATTTGAAAGACAAAAAATAGCTGTAACAGTTTGGTTTTCCGCTTATTTTCTCTCTCCTTAAACATATAAGACAATGCTTGCAAAGCGAGGGTATTTCTTTTAGGAACTACGCAAAAGAGAGCAATAATCAGGAGAGAGTGATTATGAGATTAAGACATTTGTTGCTACTGCTTTCTGCAGTAGGAATTCTTTTTGTTACAGCGCCAGCATTTGCTGCTGACTCAAGCAAAGGCGCTGCTAACTCACAACTTTTTGGATTTTGGACATTGGTTCCGCCGCTGGTAGCAATCATCCTTGCATTTATCAGCCGTAACGTAGTGCTGTCCTTATTCCTCGGTGTATTTTCCGGCGCAATGATGCTTGAAACCAACGGCATGGACATTTACCACGGCCTGCTTGGTTCCTTCCAGCGTGTTTCCCTCGAAATTCTTGGCTCATTAGCTGATTCATGGAACGCTGGTATCGTACTCCAGTGTCTTGCAATCGGTGGTCTTATTGCGGTTGTATCCAAAATGGGTGGTACACTCGCAGTAGCAGAGGCGCTTGCTAAAAAAGCAAAAGGCCCTCGTAGTGCCCAGTTCTTCACATGGGTTATGGGTTTGGTTATCTTCTTTGATGACTACGCAAACTCACTGACCGTTGGCCCTATCATGCGTCCGGTTACTGACCGTATGCGCGTATCCCGCGAAAAGCTTGCATTCATCATTGATGCTACAGCAGCTCCAATCGCCGGTATCGCACTTATTTCTACTTGGGTTGCGTACGAAATTGGTCTTATCAAAGACGGTTTCGAACAGATTGGTATTCAGATGAACGCATACGGTGCTTTCGTTGAAACCATCCCATACCGCTTCTACAACATCTTTATTCTGTTCTTCGTACTCGCAGGCATTATGCTGCTCCGCGAATACGGTCCTATGTATAAAGCTGAAGTACGCGCACGTAAGCACGGAAAAGTGCTCGCTGATAACGCAAGCCCAATGGCTTCTGAAGAAACAACTCAGCTCGAACCGGGCTCACACGTTGTCCCTTCCATCTGGAATGCAATCATTCCAATCGGTACTCTTATTGTAGCTGCTTTCCTCGGATTCTACTTCAACGGTCTCAGCGCTCTTGATAACGCTGAACTGCTCGCAAAAATCGACGCTGCTCCATTTAGCTTCTTCGCTATTCGTGAATGCTTTGGTGCTTCCGATGCATCCGTTGTTCTGTTCCAGGCTGCACTGCTTGCCGGTATCGTGGCGATGACCATGGGTATCTGCAAAAAAGTGTTCAGCATTGAAGAAGCAATTACGACTTGGATTCTGGGTATCAAATCCATGACCATTACAGCTGTTATCCTGCTCCTCGCATGGTCCCTTTCAGGTATCATCAAAGAGCTCGGTACTGCTATGTGGCTCGTAAGCGTACTGTCTGACACATTGCCTGCATTCATGCTGCCGTCCATTATCTTCATTCTCGGTTCCATCATCTCCTTTGCGACAGGAACCTCTTACGGCACAATGGGTATTCTCATGCCGCTGGCTATTCCGCTGGCGTGGGCTATTAACCCTGATCAGGCGTACCTGCTCCTCAACATCAGTGCTGTTCTGACTGGTGCTATCTTCGGTGACCATTGTTCGCCTATTTCAGATACCACCATTCTGTCCTCCATGGGCTCCGCATGTGACCATATCGATCACGTTCGTACCCAGCTGACTTACGCAGTGTCCGTAGGTGCAATATCCATCCTCTTCGGCTTCCTGCCAGCAGGTCTCGGCCTCTCCCCGATGATTACTCTGCCAGTCGGCCTCATCGCTGTAGTTGGTATGCTTTTCCTCTTCGGTAAACGCCTGCCAGACGCTAGCTAGTAAGCTTGTTACCAGATATACTCAAAAAGCCCTCAGCTGTTGCTGAGGGCTTTTTTTATGCCTGTTTTTCATTGGTCTTTGGCGGGTCTTCGACGAGCCTCCGGCGGCCAGAGAACCCTTTTGTAAAAGGGCTTCTCTGGACTCTCCTAAAACTTTTATTAACGAGGCTAGCCTATTTTTTATTCAACCTCGCGGCTTATGCATCACTACCTTTCGGAAATGAAAGGGCTGCCTCTTTATGTGACTTAGCCCTTTTATAGGTTCAAGTCAGTGGAGTTAAGCCGCGAGAGAATATTACCAACTGGTCTTTTTCGCATAATAAAAGTTTTAGGAAGGGGGTCTGGGGGAGAACCCTTTTCCAAAAGGGTTTCCCCCAGCCGTCGGAGACAAAAAGAAAAAAGCGTCGCAGACACGCCGTAGGCAAACAGTAGAAACAAAAAAAGGGTGAAGCCAAAGCTTCACCCTTTTATTCGTAACTAGTTGTTATCGAACTTCGCCAAAATACTTTTGGTAATCTTCGCGAAGCTTAAATTTCTGAATCTTGCCTGAAGCGGTCATCGGATATTCGTCGATAGATGTGATGTAGCGTGGAACTTTGTGCCATGCGATTTTTCCGCGGCAGTAGTCGCGTACATCTTCTGGTGCGAGGTCGTAGCCTTCTTTGTTGATAATAAAGGCCGCAACTTCTTCGCCGTATTTGCGGCTTGGGATACCGACAACCTGAATGTCATGTACGCCATCCATGCCGTAAAGGAATTCTTCAATCTCGCGAGGGTAAATGTTTTCACCACCACGGATGATCATGTCCTTGATACGCCCTGTGATGACAACGTAGCCGTCTTCATCCATTACACCGAGATCGCCTGAATGCAGCCAGTTATCGTCATCGATTGCTGCTTCTGTTGCTTCCGGCATTGCGTAGTAGCCTTTCATGACGTTGTAGCCACGGCAGACAACTTCGCCCTGCGTTCCGCTTGGGCATTCTTCACCGGTTTCAGGATCAACAACACGTACTTCGATACCCGGCATTTTTTTACCGACACTCTGGGTACGACGTTCAAAGCTGTCATGCGGCAATGTTTGTGTCATTACCGGAGAACCTTCTGTGAGACCGTAACAGATAGTTACTTCTGTCATGTTCATATCTTCGATAACGCGCTTCATCAGAGGTTCAGGGCAGATTGAACCTGCCATGATGCCTGTGCGGAGCGAAGAGTAGTCGAACTTGGAGAACATTTTGTGCTCAAGCACTGCGAGGAACATTGTCGGCACGCCGTAAAGCGCTGTACAACGCTCCTGATCCACAGAAGCCATAATGTGTACTGGTGAAAAGTTTTCCAGAATTACAAGCGCTGCACCATGGTTTACGGCGGCGAGAACGCCAAGCACGCAACCAAAGCAGTGGAACAGCGGCACAGGCAGACATAGTCTGTCTTCGTGCGTAAATTTCTGGTTTTCACCAATCCAGTAGCCGTTAAGACCGATACCAACGTGTGTAAGCATTACCCCTTTAGGGAACCCTGTAGTACCGGAAGTGTACTGCATGTTCACTACATCGTATGGAGAAAGGGAATCCTGCCGTTCCTGATATTCGTCTTCGGATACCATAGCTTTCATCGCCATGATTTCTGGAATTGAGTACATGCCGCGGTGTTTTTCCACACCGAGGAACATAACGCGTTTCAGAGACGGAAGCTTGTCTATTTTAAGCTTGCCGCGAGACTGATTACGTAATTCCGGAATCATGTCGTAAATAGTCTGAACAAAATCATGATCGCGATAGCCGTCCATAATGAACAAGTTTTCGCATTCAGACTGAGATAGCAGGTATTCTAGTTCGCTTTTACGGTAGTTGGTATTCACGGTTAGTAGGATGGCACCAATTTTTGCTGTCGCAAACTGTAGTGCAACCCAATAGGGAACGTTTGTTGCCCAAACGGCAACTTTTTCGCCCCGCTGGACACCAAGAGCCAAAAGCCCTTGCGCCAGATCATCAACCACCTTGCCAAATTCTTTGTAAGACTGACGATAGTCACGGTCTACGTATACAACAGCATCGTTTTCTGGATACTTTGCAACGGTGTCATCAAGAATCTGACCAAGGGTCTTTTCGCGAAGTTCGAATGCTTGCATGGAATTTCCTAGTCAGGGTAGTAGATTACTGCGTAGATTTCAGCTTCTTCACCATCTGCCGCACCTACGTAATGCGGAACGATGGAGTTGAAATAGGCACTGTCGCCTGCTTCAAGAATGTGTTCTTCTTTGCCATAACGAATAAGCAACTTGCCGGAAGTAACGACGATAAATTCTTCACCCTGATGGGAAGAAATTTTACGGTCTTCTTCAGTTTCCGGAGTAATATGAATGAAGAACGGCTCCATATTACGGTCAGTTTTGCCTTTGCCCAAAGAGTGGAACAGGAAACTTGGGCTCTTGTCGCCAGCTTTTTGCATAGTAAGATCTGTTTCACGACAGGCTTTACGTACAATAAGTGGATCAACAGAAATTTCATCGTCCATGAATGTGCCGAGGCGAACGCCGAGAGCACGAGCAATTTTCTGTAACGGTGCGATGGAAGGGTATAAATCTTCTTCTTCCAATGCTGTTACGAATAATTCAGTCAAATCAGCCTGTTCAGCAAGCTCCGCACGGCTCAAGCCGCGCTCTTCCCTAAACTTGCGAATGCGATTTCCTAATTTTTCAGTCGCCATAGTTTCTCCATACTACAAAATTGTTCAAATAAGAGTTACAGGTATCCGACGTTACAAGAATATTCAAGTGTTCAAAGCCCATGAATACTGTTTATATGCATGTTTCATGCTGCTGGTGTGGTACTATCGTAAATTATTGTAGCGAGTTATTCTTAGCGTGTATTTTAGCAAAATTGTAATCATGATATTTGCTTACCCCCTTCCCTTTTCTCTCCCTTGTATTTGCGGTATGGTTTTGTATGACTCATCGTGTACGCCGCAAGCGCTATATTATTACTGGTCAGGTTCAGGGTGTTGGGTTTCGTCCGTTCGTGTATCGAATTGCCTTGGGTAACAAGGTTACTGGCACTGTAAGTAATACTTCTGATGGAGTGTTTATTGAGGTGCAGGGGGATGAAGAAACACTAGCTGGTTTCGCATTCGACTTGGTAGACAAACTGCCGCCACTGGCGGAGGTTACCTCTAAAACAGAGGATGAACTTCCGGTTGTAGACGGCGAAGCAAATTTTACAATTTTGGCAAGCGAAGGTAAAAAGGGCAACCGTGTCCTTATTAGTGCCGACGTTGCCACCTGCGACGATTGCCTGCGTGACATGTCTGATCCGGACAACCGCAGGTATGAATATCCCTTTACCAACTGTACCAACTGCGGGCCGCGTTACACTATCACAAAATCTATCCCTTATGATAGAGCCAAGACGTCCATGTCTTGTTTCCCATTGTGTCCTGACTGCAAAACGGAATACGAAGATCCGCTGGACAGACGCTTCCATGCGCAGCCTAATGCCTGTGATGTTTGCGGCCCTTATGTGTGGCTGACAAAACCTGATGGTGTTGAACAATGCCGCGGCACAGAGGCTATCAAACAGACTGCTGAAGCCTTGGCAAAAGGCGAAATTGCTGCTGTTAAAGGGCTAGGCGGTTTTCATCTCGTTTGTATGGCAACAGGCAAACAGGGGCAGCAGGGAATTGAAACTTTGCGCTCTCGTAAAAATCGCTGGGGCAAACCGCTTGCTGTTATGGCAAAGGATATTGAAACAGCCCGCGCTATAGCAGACCTCACAGAGGAAGAAGAAAAGCTGTTGCTCACAAAAGAGCGTCCGATTGTTCTCTGCAAACAACGCAGCGATTCCACGCTTGCAGAAGTTCTTAATCCCGGGACGCAGTACGTAGGCATCATGCTTCCGTACACGCCACTTCACCATATTCTTTTCAAATACTTTGCTCAGCAGACAACAGAGTTGCCTGTTCTCGTCATGACATCCGGTAACATGAGCAGCGAGCCAATCGCACTCGGCAACCGTGAAGCGCTCAAGCGTCTGCATGCTCTTGCGGACGTATTCTTACTGCATAATCGAGATATTCTCGTACGTGTTGATGACTCCGTTGTTCGTGTTCAAAAGGATACAGACAAACCACAATTTTTCCGACGAGCCAGAGGTTTTGCCCCGCGCCCAGTATTTATGGCAGATAAAGCGCCGTCCGTTCTTGGCGTAGGCCCTGAACTGAAAAATACGCTCTGTTACACTCGCGGTAATGAAGCATTCGTGTCGCAGCACATTGGCGACATGCAGAATCTAGAAGTTTATTCGTTCTACGAAGAGATAGCCGAATTTCTGCCGCAAACCCTTGAGGTCACCGTCGAGGCAGTCATTCACGACCTGCATCCCGATTACATGACAACTCGCTTTGCCCGCGAGTACGGCAAGTCACATAACATCCCCGTGCTCGGGCTTCAGCACCACGCAGCGCACATCTATAGTGTACTGGCAGAAAATAAATTTATCGGAACCGCCCTAGGGCTTGCGTTAGACGGTACCGGCTATGGTGAAGACGGAACCATATGGGGCGGCGAGCTTCTAAGCGTTAACAACCAGTCATTAGAGCATAACAGGCTCGGCAGATTGTCGCATATTCCGCTTCCCGGTGGTGAAACAGCCATCCACGAACCTTGGCGTATTGCACAAGGAATTCTCTGGAACGCCGGAATTACAGCCATTGACAAAGAATGGACATGGCAAAAGCAGTTCGGCCAACAGTCCCAATTCTTACCGCAGCTACTAGAGCGCAACATTAATACGCCGCTCACGTCCTCCTGTGGACGTTTATTCGATGCAGTTTCCGCCATGCTCGGCATCTGTCATGTCGTAACCTACGAAGGCGAAGCAGCGATTCTTCTAGAGGACGCGCAAGACCTCACAGTGAAAGAAGCCTACGAGTGTCCGCTCATAACGCATGATGACCTCATTGAATTAGACAGCATATCTTTGTTCCTTCAATGTTACCAAGACTGGCAGCAGGGCATAGAAACAGGCATCATGGCCAGAAAATTTCATCTTGGACTCGTTCAAGGTTGTGCACAGCTTGTAGCACACACAGCAAGCGCCACCGGAATCGACACCATAGCTCTTTCGGGCGGAGTCATGCAAAGTTTTACCATAGGCACTGAGTTGCCTAAAGCGCTTGTCGCGCTAGGGCTTACCGTTATTCAGCATACTCAGTTGCCGCCAAACGACGGGTGCATATCACTCGGACAAGCCGCCTACGGCAGGCAATGGCTACTTAACCAGCGTTAGTGCGTTAACGATTTGTGATAGTTGTCTCCGACGGCTCGTTTCACTATCTTTATCCGTAATCTCTCATTCTTCGAGAACGGCTAAAGTTCCGAGGGGC includes these proteins:
- a CDS encoding Na+/H+ antiporter NhaC family protein, producing MRLRHLLLLLSAVGILFVTAPAFAADSSKGAANSQLFGFWTLVPPLVAIILAFISRNVVLSLFLGVFSGAMMLETNGMDIYHGLLGSFQRVSLEILGSLADSWNAGIVLQCLAIGGLIAVVSKMGGTLAVAEALAKKAKGPRSAQFFTWVMGLVIFFDDYANSLTVGPIMRPVTDRMRVSREKLAFIIDATAAPIAGIALISTWVAYEIGLIKDGFEQIGIQMNAYGAFVETIPYRFYNIFILFFVLAGIMLLREYGPMYKAEVRARKHGKVLADNASPMASEETTQLEPGSHVVPSIWNAIIPIGTLIVAAFLGFYFNGLSALDNAELLAKIDAAPFSFFAIRECFGASDASVVLFQAALLAGIVAMTMGICKKVFSIEEAITTWILGIKSMTITAVILLLAWSLSGIIKELGTAMWLVSVLSDTLPAFMLPSIIFILGSIISFATGTSYGTMGILMPLAIPLAWAINPDQAYLLLNISAVLTGAIFGDHCSPISDTTILSSMGSACDHIDHVRTQLTYAVSVGAISILFGFLPAGLGLSPMITLPVGLIAVVGMLFLFGKRLPDAS
- the hypF gene encoding carbamoyltransferase HypF, with translation MTHRVRRKRYIITGQVQGVGFRPFVYRIALGNKVTGTVSNTSDGVFIEVQGDEETLAGFAFDLVDKLPPLAEVTSKTEDELPVVDGEANFTILASEGKKGNRVLISADVATCDDCLRDMSDPDNRRYEYPFTNCTNCGPRYTITKSIPYDRAKTSMSCFPLCPDCKTEYEDPLDRRFHAQPNACDVCGPYVWLTKPDGVEQCRGTEAIKQTAEALAKGEIAAVKGLGGFHLVCMATGKQGQQGIETLRSRKNRWGKPLAVMAKDIETARAIADLTEEEEKLLLTKERPIVLCKQRSDSTLAEVLNPGTQYVGIMLPYTPLHHILFKYFAQQTTELPVLVMTSGNMSSEPIALGNREALKRLHALADVFLLHNRDILVRVDDSVVRVQKDTDKPQFFRRARGFAPRPVFMADKAPSVLGVGPELKNTLCYTRGNEAFVSQHIGDMQNLEVYSFYEEIAEFLPQTLEVTVEAVIHDLHPDYMTTRFAREYGKSHNIPVLGLQHHAAHIYSVLAENKFIGTALGLALDGTGYGEDGTIWGGELLSVNNQSLEHNRLGRLSHIPLPGGETAIHEPWRIAQGILWNAGITAIDKEWTWQKQFGQQSQFLPQLLERNINTPLTSSCGRLFDAVSAMLGICHVVTYEGEAAILLEDAQDLTVKEAYECPLITHDDLIELDSISLFLQCYQDWQQGIETGIMARKFHLGLVQGCAQLVAHTASATGIDTIALSGGVMQSFTIGTELPKALVALGLTVIQHTQLPPNDGCISLGQAAYGRQWLLNQR
- a CDS encoding AMP-binding protein; this encodes MQAFELREKTLGQILDDTVAKYPENDAVVYVDRDYRQSYKEFGKVVDDLAQGLLALGVQRGEKVAVWATNVPYWVALQFATAKIGAILLTVNTNYRKSELEYLLSQSECENLFIMDGYRDHDFVQTIYDMIPELRNQSRGKLKIDKLPSLKRVMFLGVEKHRGMYSIPEIMAMKAMVSEDEYQERQDSLSPYDVVNMQYTSGTTGFPKGVMLTHVGIGLNGYWIGENQKFTHEDRLCLPVPLFHCFGCVLGVLAAVNHGAALVILENFSPVHIMASVDQERCTALYGVPTMFLAVLEHKMFSKFDYSSLRTGIMAGSICPEPLMKRVIEDMNMTEVTICYGLTEGSPVMTQTLPHDSFERRTQSVGKKMPGIEVRVVDPETGEECPSGTQGEVVCRGYNVMKGYYAMPEATEAAIDDDNWLHSGDLGVMDEDGYVVITGRIKDMIIRGGENIYPREIEEFLYGMDGVHDIQVVGIPSRKYGEEVAAFIINKEGYDLAPEDVRDYCRGKIAWHKVPRYITSIDEYPMTASGKIQKFKLREDYQKYFGEVR
- a CDS encoding DEAD/DEAH box helicase; amino-acid sequence: MVGLMQEDKDIVAEYVDALRKSERLGDQVVFHKVLPDVDAEYAENRRPWAQAIKDMLAMQGIKYLYAHQTLATDHIRAGRHVVVATPTASGKSLVYNLPVIERFLQDPDARGLYLFPLKALAQDQLKTFKSLTAHWPKEARPEAAIYDGDTTPHFRKKIRTKPPTVLMTNPEMLHLSILPHHEQWIEFLASLQFIVVDEVHTYRGVMGSHMAQLFRRLLRVCKQYGITPTFIFCSATVGNPAELCENLTGIAPTVITESGAPQGKRHFVFMDPHQSPSSAAISLLKSALMRNMRTIVYTQSRKMTELISMWAGQKSGAFKDRISAYRAGFLPEERREVEQKMASGELLAVISTSALELGIDIGALDLCILVGYPGSIMSTMQRGGRVGRKNQESAVMLVAGEDALDQYFMRHPKEFFSRPPECAVLNPHNPVILRRHLECAAAELTLRTSEEWMREPEVVAAVHELEQCGLLLRDAEGTTIFAAKKRPHRHVDLRGAGNNFHIESEDGTIIGSVDGVKAFKETHPGAVYLHKGQTWSITELDFATRTAKAKKGRVNYYTRTRCNKSTEILEVIDQTLVWGTRLCFGKLRVTEIISGFEKRSVQGGKLLGITPLELPPLVFETEGIWFEVPLGVQRNVENEFLHFMGSIHALEHAMIGILPILVLTDRNDLGGISTPMHAQVGKPAVFVYDGMEGGAGLTRHAFTMAHEIFERTLAAVRDCGCELGCPSCVHSPKCGSGNRPIDKVGSIFLLEEMAKGFFTPPADEIFEVEPLPQPLAPPSRIAPKVLTAEAGNTITPAQTSDSKTQTEPRDITTPARYAVLDIETQRSAQEVGGWNRAELMRVSVAVLYDSKEDKFIHYMEEDMPELLEHLKDYDCIIGFNIIRFDYKVLSAYADYNLQSLPTLDLLDEIRKRLNYRVSLDNLGSATLNAPKSADGLQALKWWKEGKIEEIATYCEADVRITRDIYLYGKEHGYLLFTNKAKQKVRIPIAW
- a CDS encoding cupin domain-containing protein encodes the protein MATEKLGNRIRKFREERGLSRAELAEQADLTELFVTALEEEDLYPSIAPLQKIARALGVRLGTFMDDEISVDPLIVRKACRETDLTMQKAGDKSPSFLFHSLGKGKTDRNMEPFFIHITPETEEDRKISSHQGEEFIVVTSGKLLIRYGKEEHILEAGDSAYFNSIVPHYVGAADGEEAEIYAVIYYPD